Proteins encoded within one genomic window of Rhizobium bangladeshense:
- a CDS encoding PfkB family carbohydrate kinase, which translates to MAAMRLIAVGDNCLDVYLSKNSMAVGGNALNVAAQWHRQGCDARYFGVVGRDAEGDVIATAIEAVGLPGADLERRDGPTAVTLLLEQDGDRRFLLEDLGVGRNYVPSPERYAALRRADWVHLGTNSSAELVERLIEDRIRFSIDVSTAHQSLDLKGVPLVFAAGPDEPHVPVEPVIGALRDRGAARIVLTCGPRGAFFDDGAELVHVPAQAVDVVDTCGAGDSFIASFIVAHLLKGMNAGVAMRLATDAAAGTCLHEGGFPQRLSAIPPWLLQKYADEISAAEG; encoded by the coding sequence ATGGCGGCGATGAGGCTGATTGCGGTTGGCGACAACTGCCTGGACGTTTACCTCAGCAAGAACAGCATGGCTGTCGGCGGCAATGCGCTGAATGTGGCGGCGCAGTGGCATCGGCAAGGCTGCGACGCCCGCTATTTCGGCGTTGTCGGCAGGGATGCCGAGGGCGACGTGATCGCCACAGCGATCGAAGCCGTCGGTCTGCCTGGGGCGGACCTGGAGCGGCGGGACGGCCCCACCGCCGTTACCCTGCTCCTGGAGCAGGATGGCGACCGCAGGTTCCTGCTTGAAGATCTTGGGGTCGGGCGCAATTACGTTCCGTCTCCGGAGCGCTATGCAGCACTGCGGCGGGCCGACTGGGTTCACCTCGGCACCAATTCCAGCGCCGAGCTCGTCGAGCGGCTGATCGAGGACCGCATTCGCTTCAGCATTGACGTCTCGACGGCCCACCAGTCACTGGATCTCAAGGGCGTGCCGCTGGTCTTCGCAGCCGGGCCGGATGAGCCGCATGTGCCGGTCGAGCCCGTCATCGGAGCCTTGAGGGATCGTGGCGCCGCGAGGATCGTCCTGACCTGCGGCCCGCGCGGCGCCTTCTTTGACGACGGTGCAGAGCTCGTCCATGTGCCGGCGCAAGCAGTCGATGTCGTCGATACCTGCGGCGCCGGCGACAGTTTCATCGCCAGCTTTATCGTCGCGCATCTTCTGAAAGGCATGAATGCCGGGGTGGCCATGCGCCTTGCAACCGACGCGGCCGCCGGGACCTGCCTGCACGAAGGCGGCTTCCCGCAGAGGCTGAGTGCCATTCCCCCGTGGCTCCTGCAGAAATATGCCGACGAAATCTCTGCCGCGGAGGGCTGA
- a CDS encoding sugar phosphate isomerase/epimerase family protein, with translation MRKPEVPKLSARQLIGANFSFQHYPFEKVAEIIRGFGFAEIELWGIAPHLDLFHADQARIAWVRGILADNGLSTWCFTPEQVIYPINIASGDRQFRQDSIDRLRHAAEICAELGGRYLFLTTGRGFESAPRERAWEDAAEAVREIAGHAAACGIRCLLEPLQRVETNIVTNAAELSCMLSDVGSPVIDVVLDTVGMATAGDTVEDYLRLFGERLAHVQLVDGNPAGHLAWGDGNLTLGSYLQQLADAGYRGKLTFEPFGNGSYALDPVTTWSRCLEGIAPYLQQAGEVA, from the coding sequence ATGAGGAAACCGGAAGTGCCAAAACTCTCGGCCAGGCAGCTGATCGGCGCCAATTTCAGCTTTCAGCACTATCCCTTCGAAAAGGTCGCGGAAATCATCCGCGGCTTCGGCTTCGCCGAAATCGAGCTCTGGGGGATCGCCCCCCATCTCGACCTCTTCCATGCCGATCAAGCCCGCATTGCCTGGGTGCGAGGCATCCTTGCCGACAATGGCCTCTCCACATGGTGTTTCACGCCCGAGCAGGTCATCTATCCGATCAACATAGCCTCCGGTGACAGGCAGTTCAGGCAGGACAGCATCGACCGCTTGCGCCACGCGGCGGAGATCTGCGCCGAGCTTGGTGGACGCTACCTGTTCCTGACCACCGGCCGCGGTTTTGAAAGCGCGCCCCGAGAGCGGGCCTGGGAGGATGCGGCCGAGGCGGTGAGGGAGATCGCAGGTCACGCTGCCGCCTGCGGCATCCGCTGCCTGCTGGAACCGCTGCAGCGGGTCGAGACGAATATCGTGACCAATGCCGCCGAGCTCTCGTGCATGCTTTCCGATGTCGGATCGCCCGTCATCGACGTGGTCCTGGATACCGTCGGCATGGCGACGGCAGGCGATACTGTCGAAGATTACCTCCGACTCTTCGGCGAGCGTCTCGCCCATGTGCAGCTGGTCGACGGCAACCCGGCAGGCCATCTTGCCTGGGGCGACGGCAACCTGACGCTGGGCAGCTATCTGCAGCAGCTCGCGGATGCCGGATACCGCGGCAAGCTCACCTTTGAGCCCTTCGGCAACGGCTCCTATGCTCTTGACCCCGTCACGACCTGGAGCCGCTGCCTTGAGGGGATCGCGCCTTATCTCCAGCAGGCAGGGGAGGTCGCGTGA
- a CDS encoding carbohydrate ABC transporter permease produces MTMASVTATPTRNGAALRGAVSNRSRWLRHGLLQQLAALRWGIVALIIVGWFVYYPIVDNLFVSTTTQDIFTGEVDYVGLDNYRRLLDDPVVWRALTNNGLYAVLSVIFQVFAAFVLAAIIEGLRSRAWRNFWRAVYFIPSAISTTVTGLLFYFIYQPDIGLLDALLHLLGLQNLSYTWLGDERTAIYAIIAMSQWQGFGYSTLLFTIAIQKIPRELYDAATVDGAGPLRQLFCITFPLTREMTGMMIIVTIAGAFQVFNEVMVMTGGGPNNSSQVLGTWLYEQGFNQNDMGYAAAIGVVIFLATLTTGLLQLWYTKRRRVEA; encoded by the coding sequence ATGACGATGGCGAGCGTGACGGCAACCCCGACAAGGAACGGTGCCGCCCTGCGCGGCGCCGTCTCCAACCGCAGCAGATGGCTGCGGCACGGCCTGCTGCAGCAGCTGGCGGCGTTGCGCTGGGGCATCGTGGCGCTGATCATCGTCGGCTGGTTCGTCTATTATCCGATCGTCGACAACCTGTTTGTCAGCACGACCACCCAGGATATCTTCACCGGCGAGGTCGATTACGTCGGGCTCGACAATTATCGCCGGCTGCTGGACGATCCGGTCGTCTGGCGGGCGCTGACCAATAACGGCCTCTATGCCGTGCTCTCCGTCATCTTCCAGGTCTTCGCCGCCTTCGTGCTTGCCGCCATCATCGAGGGGCTGAGGAGCCGCGCCTGGCGGAATTTCTGGCGGGCCGTCTATTTCATTCCCTCGGCAATCTCCACCACCGTCACCGGCCTGCTCTTCTATTTCATCTACCAGCCCGATATCGGCCTTCTCGACGCCCTGCTGCATCTGCTCGGGCTGCAGAACCTGTCTTACACCTGGCTGGGTGACGAGCGCACGGCGATCTACGCGATCATCGCCATGAGCCAGTGGCAGGGCTTCGGCTATTCCACGCTGCTCTTTACCATCGCCATCCAGAAGATCCCGCGCGAACTCTACGATGCCGCCACTGTCGATGGGGCCGGACCGCTCCGCCAGCTCTTCTGCATCACCTTTCCGCTCACACGCGAAATGACCGGCATGATGATCATCGTCACCATTGCCGGCGCCTTCCAGGTTTTCAACGAAGTCATGGTGATGACCGGCGGCGGGCCGAACAATTCCAGCCAGGTGCTGGGCACATGGCTCTACGAGCAGGGCTTCAATCAGAACGATATGGGCTATGCGGCCGCAATCGGCGTGGTCATCTTCCTCGCCACGCTGACGACAGGCCTGCTCCAGCTCTGGTACACCAAGAGGCGGAGGGTGGAGGCATGA
- a CDS encoding carbohydrate ABC transporter permease — MSAVVIPAGAPLRNPWLVIGKGVLMALLVAAGILVVYPLVWMALGGFKSNSQIFSDPFALPDRWSFDNYVAAWNQGVRNFLFSSLLVTVVSTITTVFISAWTAYGLTRTQMFGKPVIVGFVLGGMMLSPTVALVPLVQMMQSLGLYNTHWALIILYTAFRVPFTTFLIRAYMLDLPRDLDEAAMIDGASEGQIFRKIMLPLCRSIIVSCIILHILFAWNEYIFAMIFTNQIDVQTLPVGLTSLMAKHGTNFAEVFAAMTISALPIVVIFFFTQRYFIRGLTEGIGK; from the coding sequence ATGAGCGCGGTGGTCATTCCTGCGGGCGCGCCGCTGCGCAACCCCTGGCTGGTCATCGGCAAGGGCGTGCTGATGGCGCTGCTGGTGGCGGCGGGCATTCTCGTCGTCTATCCTCTGGTCTGGATGGCGCTCGGCGGCTTCAAGTCGAACAGCCAGATCTTCAGCGATCCCTTCGCGCTTCCCGACCGCTGGTCTTTCGACAATTACGTCGCGGCCTGGAACCAGGGTGTGCGCAATTTCCTGTTCTCGAGCCTGCTGGTGACCGTCGTTTCCACAATCACCACGGTCTTCATCAGTGCCTGGACCGCCTATGGCCTGACCCGGACGCAGATGTTCGGCAAGCCTGTTATCGTCGGTTTCGTGCTCGGCGGCATGATGCTCAGCCCGACGGTCGCGCTGGTGCCGCTCGTGCAGATGATGCAGAGCCTTGGCCTCTACAATACGCATTGGGCGCTGATCATCCTTTACACGGCCTTCCGCGTGCCCTTCACCACCTTCCTGATCCGCGCCTATATGCTCGATCTGCCGCGCGATCTGGACGAGGCGGCCATGATCGATGGCGCCAGCGAGGGGCAGATCTTCCGCAAGATCATGCTGCCGCTCTGCCGGTCGATCATCGTCTCCTGCATCATCCTGCACATCCTGTTTGCCTGGAACGAATATATCTTCGCGATGATCTTCACCAACCAGATCGACGTGCAGACCCTGCCGGTCGGCCTGACCTCGCTGATGGCCAAGCATGGCACCAATTTCGCCGAGGTCTTCGCCGCCATGACCATCTCGGCGCTGCCCATCGTCGTCATCTTCTTCTTCACACAGCGTTATTTCATCCGCGGCCTCACCGAAGGCATCGGCAAATGA
- a CDS encoding NAD(P)/FAD-dependent oxidoreductase — MRYTLRPPVLALGADRSFWLQDAGAGPVTTPLAGDQAADVAIVGGGYTGLWTALRLKEQDPGLKIVLLEADCCGAGASGRNGGQVHSWFAEIDLLAAVVGETEALSLCRATADAIDELEALQASGAIDMNLRLDGWLWTASARAQEGAWRKALDMAEARGEARFTPLDAGEIARRTGSRASYMGIAEMRAGTVQPAKLAAGLRRLALARDVIIHEKTPVTAIESGAVITLHTPQGRLRAGRVVLAANAWLASVPELLRYIYVVESQIVATQPVPDLLQRLGWTGGESICDAQAHVLYYQRTPEGRVIFGRGSGKIAYGDRIGPSFNRGTEKGADNRRELDRVYPELRTAKIEHDWSGPIDCTADHLPIFGHLTGQPNIFFGIGFNGTGIAQTPVAGRILASLVLGRDDQWSRSGLVGLGKRKKLPPEPIRYLGARLVRKAIRLRNDAEIENRQVNPIVRYISELKPGR; from the coding sequence ATGCGCTACACGTTGAGACCGCCGGTCCTGGCGCTTGGCGCGGACCGCTCCTTCTGGCTCCAGGACGCCGGTGCCGGCCCCGTCACCACGCCGCTCGCCGGCGATCAGGCCGCCGATGTCGCCATTGTCGGCGGCGGCTATACCGGCCTCTGGACGGCGCTGCGCCTGAAGGAGCAGGATCCCGGGCTGAAGATCGTTCTGCTCGAGGCGGATTGCTGCGGGGCAGGGGCATCCGGCCGCAATGGCGGCCAGGTCCATTCCTGGTTTGCCGAGATCGATCTTCTCGCCGCCGTGGTGGGAGAGACGGAGGCGCTTTCGCTCTGCCGGGCGACTGCCGATGCGATCGACGAGCTGGAGGCCCTGCAGGCAAGCGGCGCGATCGACATGAATCTCAGGCTGGACGGATGGCTGTGGACGGCAAGCGCCAGGGCCCAGGAAGGCGCATGGCGGAAGGCGCTTGACATGGCGGAGGCCCGGGGCGAAGCGCGCTTCACCCCGCTCGATGCCGGCGAGATTGCCCGCCGCACCGGCTCTCGCGCCTCCTACATGGGCATTGCCGAGATGCGGGCCGGAACGGTGCAGCCGGCAAAGCTCGCCGCAGGCCTGCGCCGGCTCGCTCTCGCGCGCGATGTGATCATCCACGAAAAGACGCCCGTCACCGCGATCGAGTCGGGGGCAGTGATCACGCTGCACACGCCGCAGGGCCGCCTGCGCGCCGGCCGCGTCGTGCTGGCGGCGAATGCCTGGCTTGCATCCGTTCCCGAGCTCCTGCGCTACATCTATGTGGTCGAAAGCCAGATCGTCGCCACGCAACCTGTGCCGGATCTGCTTCAGCGCCTGGGGTGGACGGGCGGCGAATCGATCTGCGACGCGCAGGCGCATGTGCTCTATTACCAGCGCACGCCGGAGGGGCGGGTGATCTTCGGCCGCGGCAGCGGCAAGATCGCCTACGGCGATCGGATCGGTCCCTCCTTCAACCGCGGTACGGAAAAGGGCGCCGACAACAGGCGCGAGCTGGACCGGGTCTATCCCGAACTGAGAACAGCGAAGATCGAGCACGACTGGTCGGGGCCGATCGACTGCACCGCAGATCACCTGCCGATCTTCGGCCATCTCACCGGCCAGCCCAATATCTTCTTCGGCATCGGCTTCAACGGCACCGGCATCGCCCAGACGCCCGTCGCCGGCCGCATCCTCGCGAGTCTGGTTCTCGGCCGGGATGATCAATGGAGCCGCAGCGGTCTTGTCGGACTTGGCAAGCGCAAGAAGCTGCCGCCGGAGCCGATCCGCTATCTCGGCGCCAGGCTCGTCCGCAAGGCGATCCGCCTTCGCAACGATGCCGAAATCGAGAACCGGCAGGTCAACCCGATCGTCCGCTACATCTCCGAATTGAAGCCCGGCCGCTGA